In Brienomyrus brachyistius isolate T26 chromosome 2, BBRACH_0.4, whole genome shotgun sequence, the genomic window CTATAGTGCATTTTTAAGTAGATGGTTGGGAATTTTCACAGTGCATCAATACATCGTAATGTGCGATATCACTAATAATCAATAATATATAGAGTGTACGcatttccttcagataatccatttcaaccaatcagatggcgGTGATGCAGCAGCCTGGTTTGGTCACGCTTTCCGCGCCACTCGTGAGCAGCGCCATGGCAGCTTGGTTATGGCTCCAATATGACTTGGGTTTGGCTTGCAAACTGTACAGTGGAAATCCGCCAGTTCACAGTATggctcggttcttggtggcagtagaAAAGCATTATTATAGTAGGAGGAGGACTATGGCAATGTGTAAAAACTGATTTTCTTTGTAGTTTGACCAAGAAACAAACTACCTGAGCCTAATACCTATTCATAGTTCTAGAGGTGTTTGAGATTGTACAGTTCTGGAAAACAAAACTGTTTTATTTACCACCTGTTGCAATAACTCTAAGGTAGCTTGTGAGTCATGTGACCGTCCTCTGTTCCGATTGGACgagccatccagagctgcagacATGGGTGTCCGTCACAAAAGCTTCTAAAATTCCCCAACATATGAAAATTCATCTTGCTGCACAACCCAAACCTCCTCATTAAACCGTAAGTTCACATCCGTCCTCCAGCCCTGAGAAAAGGTTTGCTTAACTATTACGGCACTTATATACTGGGATTCAGAGAAAAATCTGTGACACAAAGAAAAGGTCACAGCAATATCAGGATTTTCAAATTCTTTCATTAATTCATCCCCAAGATGATTGCTAAGACAATAAAAAGTTAGGCTGCCAGTTTTGAAAGAGAAATTCTAAATTTAATAGTGTTTTGAACGAGCAGGCAACTGGCTGGTTTGACTGCTGTCTTCTTGGGCCCTGAATGTCACATACATGCACATGTTTAAGTCATAGAAGTAGAGACAGGACCAGGAATACAACGTTCCCTCACCTTCCTGGGGCACTGCATGTCTCTGGCCAGGCTAAGGAGCAGCTCGTGGGAGATGGGGTCCACCAGGTTCAGGAAAGCAGCGTTCTTGTACAGGATGTCATTAAGGGAGGTTCCTTCTAAGCCCAGATCCTACAAGACAGGGGGAGGTATCGCAGGTTTTCATACATGCAGGCAAAATTATGTTGTTATTCCTTCATTAACCATCACACAGATATAGTGTATCTAGTACAATGGTGATAGAAAGAACTACATTATTAGCTGGTGGGGACAGGAGGACACTGCAAGAGTGTTCGACCAGTGGATATAGAGGGACCCTCACAGTTTCCACAGACCAGCTGACTgaagagttgggggggggggggcagcagtgccTGTGGGAGGTTGTCGGACTGAAACCCTTCAGCTTGCGAGTGCAGAAAGGCATGACGCCCCGGTGAGGAGGACCAAGGCTGGGTGATCCATTCGGTCAGGCAGGAGGAACAGACGTAAGGATGGCCCAGATGGGAGGATTAGATGTGAAGGTGAGGATGGCCCAGATGGGAGGATTAGATGCGAAGGTGAGGATGGACCAGATGGGAGGATTAGATGTGAAGGTGAGGATGGCCCAGATGAGAGGATTAGATGTGAAGGTGAGGATGGCCCAGACGGGAGGATTAGATGTGAAGGTGAGGATGGCCCAGATGGGAGGATTAGATGTGAAGGTGAGGATGGACCAGATGGGAGGATTAGATGTGAAGGTGAGGATGGCCCAGATGAGAGGATTAGATGTGAAGGTGAGGATGGCCCAGATGAGAGGATTAGATGTGAAGGTGAGGATGGCCCAGATGGGAGGATTAGATGTGAAGGTGAGGATGACCCAGATGGGAGGATTAGATGTGAAGGTGAGGATGGGCCAGATGAGAGGATTAGATGTGAAGGTGAGGATGACCCAGATGGGAGGATTAGATGTGAAGGTGAGGATGGCCCAGATGAGAGGATTAGATGTGAAGGTGAGGATGGCCCAGATGAGAGGATTAGATGTGAAGGTGAGGATGGCCCAGACGGGAGGATTAGATGTGAAGATGAGGATGGCCCAGATGGGAGGATTAGATGTGAAGGTGAGGATGGACCAGATGGGAGGATTAGATGTGAAGGTGAGGATGGCCCAGATGAGAGGATTAGATGTGAAGGTGAGGATGGCCCAGATGGGAGGATTAGATATGAAGGTGAGGATGACCCAGATGGGAGGATTAGATGTGAAGGTGAGGATGGGCCAGATGAGAGGATTAGATGTGAAGGTGAGGATGACCCAGATGGGAGGATTAGATGTGAAGGTGAGGATGGGCCAGATGGGAGGATTAGATGTGAAGGTGAGGATGGGCCAGATGGGAGGATTAGATGTGAAGGTGAGGATGGGCCAGATAGGAGGATTAGATGTGAAGGTGAGGAAGGCACAGCTGGGAAAAGTGTACATGAAGGCAATGATGACGCAGATGGAAGGAGCAGATTTGAAGGATGAAGGCAAGGACGACACAAGCATGAGGAGCAGACATGAAGGTAAGGACGCTACAGATGGAAGGAGTAGAAGTTTAGGCTAGAACGAAGCAGCTGGGAGGAACAGACGTGAAGACAAGAATGCCACAAATGGGAGGAGTGGATGTGAAGGCGAGGAGCAAGGCTGCATTACAGAGATGTGTAAAGTGATGAGCTTATTATCAGCCAGGGGCTGGGAGTGGTGTGAAGCAGGCtaacaggcagcacagagagCAGGGCTGCATTACGGAGATGTGTGAAGTGATGAGTATATTATCAGCCAGGGGCTGGGAGTGGTGTGAAGCAGGCtaacaggcagcacagagagCAGGGCTGCATTACAGAGATGTGTAAAGTGATGAGTTTATTATCAGCCAGGGGCtgggagtggtgtaaagcaggctaacaggcagcacagagagCAGGGCTGCATTAAGGAGATGTATAAAATAATGAGCTTATTATCAGCCAGGGGCTGGGAGTGGTGTGAAGCAGGCtaacaggcagcacagagagCAGGGCTGCATTACGGAGATGTGTAAAGTTATTCTAAATAACTATCCTGTTGACTGGTTAATTAAAATGAAGGGAACAGCAGGGCTGTGGGCATAAAAATGTAAGCTGATGTTACGCCGCTTCGTAATGAAGTAGCACCTTTTTCCTCTTTCAACTGAGAACACTCTCAGATCTCAGGTGTCCAATAACGTAAATAACATAAATCC contains:
- the LOC125725322 gene encoding uncharacterized protein LOC125725322 isoform X3, producing the protein MAQMGGLDVKVRMAQMGGLDAKVRMDQMGGLDVKVRMAQMRGLDVKVRMAQTGGLDVKVRMAQMGGLDVKVRMDQMGGLDVKVRMAQMRGLDVKVRMAQMRGLDVKVRMTQMGGLDVKVRMGQMRGLDVKVRMTQMGGLDVKVRMAQMRGLDVKVRMAQMRGLDVKVRMAQTGGLDVKMRMAQMGGLDVKVRMDQMGGLDVKVRMAQMRGLDVKVRMAQMGGLDMKVRMTQMGGLDVKVRMGQMRGLDVKVRMTQMGGLDVKVRMGQMGGLDVKVRMGQMGGLDVKVRMGQIGGLDVKVRKAQLGKVYMKAMMTQMEGADLKDEGKDDTSMRSRHEGQASPIINSKELLQAKAERSLWTSQGKEDVTHCY
- the LOC125725322 gene encoding uncharacterized protein LOC125725322 isoform X17 → MAQMGGLDVKVRMAQMGGLDAKVRMDQMGGLDVKVRMAQMRGLDVKVRMAQMRGLDVKVRMTQMGGLDVKVRMGQMRGLDVKVRMTQMGGLDVKVRMAQMRGLDVKVRMAQMRGLDVKVRMAQTGGLDVKMRMAQMGGLDVKVRMDQMGGLDVKVRMAQMRGLDVKVRMAQMGGLDMKVRMTQMGGLDVKVRMGQMRGLDVKVRMTQMGGLDVKVRMGQMGGLDVKVRMGQMGGLDVKVRMGQIGGLDVKVRKAQLGKVYMKAMMTQMEGADLKDEGKDDTSMRSRHEGQASPIINSKELLQAKAERSLWTSQGKEDVTHCY
- the LOC125725322 gene encoding uncharacterized protein LOC125725322 isoform X8 yields the protein MAQMGGLDVKVRMAQMGGLDAKVRMDQMGGLDVKVRMAQMRGLDVKVRMAQTGGLDVKVRMAQMGGLDVKVRMDQMGGLDVKVRMAQMRGLDVKVRMTQMGGLDVKVRMGQMRGLDVKVRMTQMGGLDVKVRMAQMRGLDVKVRMAQMRGLDVKVRMAQTGGLDVKMRMAQMGGLDVKVRMDQMGGLDVKVRMAQMRGLDVKVRMAQMGGLDMKVRMTQMGGLDVKVRMGQMRGLDVKVRMTQMGGLDVKVRMGQMGGLDVKVRMGQMGGLDVKVRMGQIGGLDVKVRKAQLGKVYMKAMMTQMEGADLKDEGKDDTSMRSRHEGQASPIINSKELLQAKAERSLWTSQGKEDVTHCY
- the LOC125725322 gene encoding uncharacterized protein LOC125725322 isoform X28: MAQMGGLDVKVRMAQTGGLDVKVRMAQMGGLDVKVRMAQMRGLDVKVRMAQMRGLDVKVRMAQTGGLDVKMRMAQMGGLDVKVRMDQMGGLDVKVRMAQMRGLDVKVRMAQMGGLDMKVRMTQMGGLDVKVRMGQMRGLDVKVRMTQMGGLDVKVRMGQMGGLDVKVRMGQMGGLDVKVRMGQIGGLDVKVRKAQLGKVYMKAMMTQMEGADLKDEGKDDTSMRSRHEGQASPIINSKELLQAKAERSLWTSQGKEDVTHCY
- the LOC125725322 gene encoding uncharacterized protein LOC125725322 isoform X21, with protein sequence MAQMGGLDVKVRMAQMGGLDAKVRMDQMGGLDVKVRMAQMRGLDVKVRMAQTGGLDVKVRMAQMGGLDVKVRMDQMGGLDVKVRMAQMRGLDVKVRMAQMRGLDVKVRMAQMGGLDVKVRMTQMGGLDVKVRMGQMRGLDVKVRMTQMGGLDVKVRMAQMRGLDVKVRMAQMRGLDVKVRMAQTGGLDVKMRMAQMGGLDVKVRMGQMGGLDVKVRMGQMGGLDVKVRMGQIGGLDVKVRKAQLGKVYMKAMMTQMEGADLKDEGKDDTSMRSRHEGQASPIINSKELLQAKAERSLWTSQGKEDVTHCY
- the LOC125725322 gene encoding uncharacterized protein LOC125725322 isoform X19 yields the protein MAQMGGLDVKVRMAQMGGLDAKVRMDQMGGLDVKVRMAQMRGLDVKVRMAQTGGLDVKVRMAQMGGLDVKVRMDQMGGLDVKVRMAQMRGLDVKVRMAQMRGLDVKVRMAQMGGLDVKVRMTQMGGLDVKVRMGQMRGLDVKVRMTQMGGLDVKVRMAQMRGLDVKVRMAQMRGLDVKVRMAQTGGLDVKMRMAQMGGLDVKVRMDQMGGLDVKVRMGQMGGLDVKVRMGQMGGLDVKVRMGQIGGLDVKVRKAQLGKVYMKAMMTQMEGADLKDEGKDDTSMRSRHEGQASPIINSKELLQAKAERSLWTSQGKEDVTHCY
- the LOC125725322 gene encoding uncharacterized protein LOC125725322 isoform X25 translates to MAQMGGLDVKVRMAQMGGLDAKVRMDQMGGLDVKVRMAQMRGLDVKVRMAQTGGLDVKVRMAQMGGLDVKVRMDQMGGLDVKVRMAQMRGLDVKVRMAQMRGLDVKVRMAQMGGLDVKVRMTQMGGLDVKVRMGQMRGLDVKVRMTQMGGLDVKVRMGQMRGLDVKVRMTQMGGLDVKVRMGQMGGLDVKVRMGQMGGLDVKVRMGQIGGLDVKVRKAQLGKVYMKAMMTQMEGADLKDEGKDDTSMRSRHEGQASPIINSKELLQAKAERSLWTSQGKEDVTHCY
- the LOC125725322 gene encoding uncharacterized protein LOC125725322 isoform X5, which produces MAQMGGLDVKVRMAQMGGLDAKVRMDQMGGLDVKVRMAQMRGLDVKVRMAQTGGLDVKVRMAQMGGLDVKVRMDQMGGLDVKVRMAQMRGLDVKVRMAQMGGLDVKVRMTQMGGLDVKVRMGQMRGLDVKVRMTQMGGLDVKVRMAQMRGLDVKVRMAQMRGLDVKVRMAQTGGLDVKMRMAQMGGLDVKVRMDQMGGLDVKVRMAQMRGLDVKVRMAQMGGLDMKVRMTQMGGLDVKVRMGQMRGLDVKVRMTQMGGLDVKVRMGQMGGLDVKVRMGQMGGLDVKVRMGQIGGLDVKVRKAQLGKVYMKAMMTQMEGADLKDEGKDDTSMRSRHEGQASPIINSKELLQAKAERSLWTSQGKEDVTHCY
- the LOC125725322 gene encoding uncharacterized protein LOC125725322 isoform X15; the protein is MAQMGGLDVKVRMAQMGGLDAKVRMDQMGGLDVKVRMAQMRGLDVKVRMAQTGGLDVKVRMAQMGGLDVKVRMDQMGGLDVKVRMAQMRGLDVKVRMTQMGGLDVKVRMAQMRGLDVKVRMAQMRGLDVKVRMAQTGGLDVKMRMAQMGGLDVKVRMDQMGGLDVKVRMAQMRGLDVKVRMAQMGGLDMKVRMTQMGGLDVKVRMGQMRGLDVKVRMTQMGGLDVKVRMGQMGGLDVKVRMGQMGGLDVKVRMGQIGGLDVKVRKAQLGKVYMKAMMTQMEGADLKDEGKDDTSMRSRHEGQASPIINSKELLQAKAERSLWTSQGKEDVTHCY
- the LOC125725322 gene encoding uncharacterized protein LOC125725322 isoform X26 encodes the protein MAQMGGLDVKVRMAQMGGLDAKVRMDQMGGLDVKVRMAQMRGLDVKVRMAQTGGLDVKVRMAQMGGLDVKVRMDQMGGLDVKVRMAQMRGLDVKVRMDQMGGLDVKVRMAQMRGLDVKVRMAQMGGLDMKVRMTQMGGLDVKVRMGQMRGLDVKVRMTQMGGLDVKVRMGQMGGLDVKVRMGQMGGLDVKVRMGQIGGLDVKVRKAQLGKVYMKAMMTQMEGADLKDEGKDDTSMRSRHEGQASPIINSKELLQAKAERSLWTSQGKEDVTHCY
- the LOC125725322 gene encoding uncharacterized protein LOC125725322 isoform X20; protein product: MAQMGGLDVKVRMAQMGGLDAKVRMDQMGGLDVKVRMAQMRGLDVKVRMAQTGGLDVKVRMAQMGGLDVKVRMDQMGGLDVKVRMAQMRGLDVKVRMTQMGGLDVKVRMAQTGGLDVKMRMAQMGGLDVKVRMDQMGGLDVKVRMAQMRGLDVKVRMAQMGGLDMKVRMTQMGGLDVKVRMGQMRGLDVKVRMTQMGGLDVKVRMGQMGGLDVKVRMGQMGGLDVKVRMGQIGGLDVKVRKAQLGKVYMKAMMTQMEGADLKDEGKDDTSMRSRHEGQASPIINSKELLQAKAERSLWTSQGKEDVTHCY
- the LOC125725322 gene encoding uncharacterized protein LOC125725322 isoform X4, whose amino-acid sequence is MAQMGGLDVKVRMAQMGGLDAKVRMDQMGGLDVKVRMAQMRGLDVKVRMAQMGGLDVKVRMDQMGGLDVKVRMAQMRGLDVKVRMAQMRGLDVKVRMAQMGGLDVKVRMTQMGGLDVKVRMGQMRGLDVKVRMTQMGGLDVKVRMAQMRGLDVKVRMAQMRGLDVKVRMAQTGGLDVKMRMAQMGGLDVKVRMDQMGGLDVKVRMAQMRGLDVKVRMAQMGGLDMKVRMTQMGGLDVKVRMGQMRGLDVKVRMTQMGGLDVKVRMGQMGGLDVKVRMGQMGGLDVKVRMGQIGGLDVKVRKAQLGKVYMKAMMTQMEGADLKDEGKDDTSMRSRHEGQASPIINSKELLQAKAERSLWTSQGKEDVTHCY
- the LOC125725322 gene encoding uncharacterized protein LOC125725322 isoform X22, whose product is MAQMGGLDVKVRMAQMGGLDAKVRMDQMGGLDVKVRMAQMRGLDVKVRMAQMRGLDVKVRMTQMGGLDVKVRMAQMRGLDVKVRMAQMRGLDVKVRMAQTGGLDVKMRMAQMGGLDVKVRMDQMGGLDVKVRMAQMRGLDVKVRMAQMGGLDMKVRMTQMGGLDVKVRMGQMRGLDVKVRMTQMGGLDVKVRMGQMGGLDVKVRMGQMGGLDVKVRMGQIGGLDVKVRKAQLGKVYMKAMMTQMEGADLKDEGKDDTSMRSRHEGQASPIINSKELLQAKAERSLWTSQGKEDVTHCY
- the LOC125725322 gene encoding uncharacterized protein LOC125725322 isoform X12, whose translation is MAQMGGLDVKVRMAQMGGLDAKVRMDQMGGLDVKVRMAQMRGLDVKVRMAQMRGLDVKVRMAQMRGLDVKVRMAQMGGLDVKVRMTQMGGLDVKVRMGQMRGLDVKVRMTQMGGLDVKVRMAQMRGLDVKVRMAQMRGLDVKVRMAQTGGLDVKMRMAQMGGLDVKVRMDQMGGLDVKVRMAQMRGLDVKVRMAQMGGLDMKVRMTQMGGLDVKVRMGQMRGLDVKVRMTQMGGLDVKVRMGQMGGLDVKVRMGQMGGLDVKVRMGQIGGLDVKVRKAQLGKVYMKAMMTQMEGADLKDEGKDDTSMRSRHEGQASPIINSKELLQAKAERSLWTSQGKEDVTHCY
- the LOC125725322 gene encoding uncharacterized protein LOC125725322 isoform X9, with translation MAQMGGLDVKVRMAQMGGLDAKVRMDQMGGLDVKVRMAQMRGLDVKVRMAQTGGLDVKVRMAQMGGLDVKVRMDQMGGLDVKVRMAQMRGLDVKVRMAQMRGLDVKVRMAQMGGLDVKVRMTQMGGLDVKVRMGQMRGLDVKVRMTQMGGLDVKVRMAQTGGLDVKMRMAQMGGLDVKVRMDQMGGLDVKVRMAQMRGLDVKVRMAQMGGLDMKVRMTQMGGLDVKVRMGQMRGLDVKVRMTQMGGLDVKVRMGQMGGLDVKVRMGQMGGLDVKVRMGQIGGLDVKVRKAQLGKVYMKAMMTQMEGADLKDEGKDDTSMRSRHEGQASPIINSKELLQAKAERSLWTSQGKEDVTHCY
- the LOC125725322 gene encoding uncharacterized protein LOC125725322 isoform X14; translation: MAQMGGLDVKVRMAQMGGLDAKVRMDQMGGLDVKVRMAQMRGLDVKVRMAQTGGLDVKVRMAQMGGLDVKVRMDQMGGLDVKVRMAQMRGLDVKVRMAQMRGLDVKVRMAQMGGLDVKVRMTQMGGLDVKVRMTQMGGLDVKVRMAQTGGLDVKMRMAQMGGLDVKVRMDQMGGLDVKVRMAQMRGLDVKVRMAQMGGLDMKVRMTQMGGLDVKVRMGQMRGLDVKVRMTQMGGLDVKVRMGQMGGLDVKVRMGQMGGLDVKVRMGQIGGLDVKVRKAQLGKVYMKAMMTQMEGADLKDEGKDDTSMRSRHEGQASPIINSKELLQAKAERSLWTSQGKEDVTHCY
- the LOC125725322 gene encoding uncharacterized protein LOC125725322 isoform X18 is translated as MAQMGGLDVKVRMAQMGGLDAKVRMDQMGGLDVKVRMAQMRGLDVKVRMAQTGGLDVKVRMAQMGGLDVKVRMDQMGGLDVKVRMAQMRGLDVKVRMAQMRGLDVKVRMTQMGGLDVKVRMAQTGGLDVKMRMAQMGGLDVKVRMDQMGGLDVKVRMAQMRGLDVKVRMAQMGGLDMKVRMTQMGGLDVKVRMGQMRGLDVKVRMTQMGGLDVKVRMGQMGGLDVKVRMGQMGGLDVKVRMGQIGGLDVKVRKAQLGKVYMKAMMTQMEGADLKDEGKDDTSMRSRHEGQASPIINSKELLQAKAERSLWTSQGKEDVTHCY
- the LOC125725322 gene encoding uncharacterized protein LOC125725322 isoform X16, which encodes MAQMGGLDVKVRMAQTGGLDVKVRMAQMGGLDVKVRMAQMRGLDVKVRMAQMRGLDVKVRMAQMGGLDVKVRMTQMGGLDVKVRMGQMRGLDVKVRMTQMGGLDVKVRMAQMRGLDVKVRMAQMRGLDVKVRMAQTGGLDVKMRMAQMGGLDVKVRMDQMGGLDVKVRMAQMRGLDVKVRMAQMGGLDMKVRMTQMGGLDVKVRMGQMRGLDVKVRMTQMGGLDVKVRMGQMGGLDVKVRMGQMGGLDVKVRMGQIGGLDVKVRKAQLGKVYMKAMMTQMEGADLKDEGKDDTSMRSRHEGQASPIINSKELLQAKAERSLWTSQGKEDVTHCY
- the LOC125725322 gene encoding uncharacterized protein LOC125725322 isoform X2, encoding MAQMGGLDVKVRMDQMGGLDVKVRMAQMRGLDVKVRMAQTGGLDVKVRMAQMGGLDVKVRMDQMGGLDVKVRMAQMRGLDVKVRMAQMRGLDVKVRMAQMGGLDVKVRMTQMGGLDVKVRMGQMRGLDVKVRMTQMGGLDVKVRMAQMRGLDVKVRMAQMRGLDVKVRMAQTGGLDVKMRMAQMGGLDVKVRMDQMGGLDVKVRMAQMRGLDVKVRMAQMGGLDMKVRMTQMGGLDVKVRMGQMRGLDVKVRMTQMGGLDVKVRMGQMGGLDVKVRMGQMGGLDVKVRMGQIGGLDVKVRKAQLGKVYMKAMMTQMEGADLKDEGKDDTSMRSRHEGQASPIINSKELLQAKAERSLWTSQGKEDVTHCY
- the LOC125725322 gene encoding uncharacterized protein LOC125725322 isoform X24; translated protein: MAQMGGLDVKVRMAQMGGLDAKVRMDQMGGLDVKVRMAQMRGLDVKVRMAQTGGLDVKVRMAQMGGLDVKVRMDQMGGLDVKVRMAQMRGLDVKVRMAQMRGLDVKVRMDQMGGLDVKVRMAQMRGLDVKVRMAQMGGLDMKVRMTQMGGLDVKVRMGQMRGLDVKVRMTQMGGLDVKVRMGQMGGLDVKVRMGQMGGLDVKVRMGQIGGLDVKVRKAQLGKVYMKAMMTQMEGADLKDEGKDDTSMRSRHEGQASPIINSKELLQAKAERSLWTSQGKEDVTHCY
- the LOC125725322 gene encoding uncharacterized protein LOC125725322 isoform X7; translated protein: MAQMGGLDVKVRMAQMGGLDAKVRMDQMGGLDVKVRMAQMRGLDVKVRMAQTGGLDVKVRMAQMGGLDVKVRMDQMGGLDVKVRMAQMRGLDVKVRMAQMRGLDVKVRMAQMGGLDVKVRMTQMGGLDVKVRMGQMRGLDVKVRMTQMGGLDVKVRMAQMRGLDVKVRMAQMRGLDVKVRMAQTGGLDVKMRMAQMGGLDVKVRMAQMRGLDVKVRMAQMGGLDMKVRMTQMGGLDVKVRMGQMRGLDVKVRMTQMGGLDVKVRMGQMGGLDVKVRMGQMGGLDVKVRMGQIGGLDVKVRKAQLGKVYMKAMMTQMEGADLKDEGKDDTSMRSRHEGQASPIINSKELLQAKAERSLWTSQGKEDVTHCY
- the LOC125725322 gene encoding uncharacterized protein LOC125725322 isoform X1 yields the protein MAQMGGLDVKVRMAQMGGLDAKVRMDQMGGLDVKVRMAQMRGLDVKVRMAQTGGLDVKVRMAQMGGLDVKVRMDQMGGLDVKVRMAQMRGLDVKVRMAQMRGLDVKVRMAQMGGLDVKVRMTQMGGLDVKVRMGQMRGLDVKVRMTQMGGLDVKVRMAQMRGLDVKVRMAQMRGLDVKVRMAQTGGLDVKMRMAQMGGLDVKVRMDQMGGLDVKVRMAQMRGLDVKVRMAQMGGLDMKVRMTQMGGLDVKVRMGQMRGLDVKVRMTQMGGLDVKVRMGQMGGLDVKVRMGQMGGLDVKVRMGQIGGLDVKVRKAQLGKVYMKAMMTQMEGADLKDEGKDDTSMRSRHEGQASPIINSKELLQAKAERSLWTSQGKEDVTHCY
- the LOC125725322 gene encoding uncharacterized protein LOC125725322 isoform X23 — translated: MAQMGGLDVKVRMAQMGGLDAKVRMDQMGGLDVKVRMAQMRGLDVKVRMAQTGGLDVKVRMAQMGGLDVKVRMDQMGGLDVKVRMAQMRGLDVKVRMAQMRGLDVKVRMAQMGGLDVKVRMTQMGGLDVKVRMGQMRGLDVKVRMTQMGGLDVKVRMTQMGGLDVKVRMGQMRGLDVKVRMTQMGGLDVKVRMGQMGGLDVKVRMGQMGGLDVKVRMGQIGGLDVKVRKAQLGKVYMKAMMTQMEGADLKDEGKDDTSMRSRHEGQASPIINSKELLQAKAERSLWTSQGKEDVTHCY
- the LOC125725322 gene encoding uncharacterized protein LOC125725322 isoform X27; the encoded protein is MAQMGGLDVKVRMAQMGGLDAKVRMDQMGGLDVKVRMAQMRGLDVKVRMAQTGGLDVKVRMAQMGGLDVKVRMDQMGGLDVKVRMAQMRGLDVKVRMAQMRGLDVKVRMAQMGGLDVKVRMTQMGGLDVKVRMGQMRGLDVKVRMTQMGGLDVKVRMTQMGGLDVKVRMGQMGGLDVKVRMGQMGGLDVKVRMGQIGGLDVKVRKAQLGKVYMKAMMTQMEGADLKDEGKDDTSMRSRHEGQASPIINSKELLQAKAERSLWTSQGKEDVTHCY
- the LOC125725322 gene encoding uncharacterized protein LOC125725322 isoform X13 translates to MAQMGGLDVKVRMAQMGGLDAKVRMDQMGGLDVKVRMAQMRGLDVKVRMAQTGGLDVKVRMAQMGGLDVKVRMDQMGGLDVKVRMAQMRGLDVKVRMAQMRGLDVKVRMAQMGGLDVKVRMTQMGGLDVKVRMGQMRGLDVKVRMTQMGGLDVKVRMAQMRGLDVKVRMAQMRGLDVKVRMAQTGGLDVKMRMAQMGGLDVKVRMDQMGGLDVKVRMAQMRGLDVKVRMTQMGGLDVKVRMGQMGGLDVKVRMGQMGGLDVKVRMGQIGGLDVKVRKAQLGKVYMKAMMTQMEGADLKDEGKDDTSMRSRHEGQASPIINSKELLQAKAERSLWTSQGKEDVTHCY
- the LOC125725322 gene encoding uncharacterized protein LOC125725322 isoform X11, whose amino-acid sequence is MAQMGGLDVKVRMAQMGGLDAKVRMDQMGGLDVKVRMAQMRGLDVKVRMAQTGGLDVKVRMAQMGGLDVKVRMDQMGGLDVKVRMAQMRGLDVKVRMAQMRGLDVKVRMTQMGGLDVKVRMAQMRGLDVKVRMAQMRGLDVKVRMAQTGGLDVKMRMAQMGGLDVKVRMDQMGGLDVKVRMAQMRGLDVKVRMAQMGGLDMKVRMTQMGGLDVKVRMGQMRGLDVKVRMTQMGGLDVKVRMGQMGGLDVKVRMGQMGGLDVKVRMGQIGGLDVKVRKAQLGKVYMKAMMTQMEGADLKDEGKDDTSMRSRHEGQASPIINSKELLQAKAERSLWTSQGKEDVTHCY
- the LOC125725322 gene encoding uncharacterized protein LOC125725322 isoform X10, which gives rise to MAQMGGLDVKVRMAQMGGLDAKVRMDQMGGLDVKVRMAQMRGLDVKVRMAQTGGLDVKVRMAQMGGLDVKVRMDQMGGLDVKVRMAQMRGLDVKVRMAQMRGLDVKVRMAQMGGLDVKVRMAQMRGLDVKVRMAQMRGLDVKVRMAQTGGLDVKMRMAQMGGLDVKVRMDQMGGLDVKVRMAQMRGLDVKVRMAQMGGLDMKVRMTQMGGLDVKVRMGQMRGLDVKVRMTQMGGLDVKVRMGQMGGLDVKVRMGQMGGLDVKVRMGQIGGLDVKVRKAQLGKVYMKAMMTQMEGADLKDEGKDDTSMRSRHEGQASPIINSKELLQAKAERSLWTSQGKEDVTHCY
- the LOC125725322 gene encoding uncharacterized protein LOC125725322 isoform X6, with product MAQMGGLDVKVRMAQMGGLDAKVRMDQMGGLDVKVRMAQMRGLDVKVRMAQTGGLDVKVRMAQMGGLDVKVRMDQMGGLDVKVRMAQMRGLDVKVRMAQMRGLDVKVRMAQMGGLDVKVRMTQMGGLDVKVRMGQMRGLDVKVRMTQMGGLDVKVRMAQMRGLDVKVRMAQMRGLDVKVRMAQTGGLDVKMRMAQMGGLDVKVRMDQMGGLDVKVRMAQMRGLDVKVRMTQMGGLDVKVRMGQMRGLDVKVRMTQMGGLDVKVRMGQMGGLDVKVRMGQMGGLDVKVRMGQIGGLDVKVRKAQLGKVYMKAMMTQMEGADLKDEGKDDTSMRSRHEGQASPIINSKELLQAKAERSLWTSQGKEDVTHCY